In the Gemmatimonadota bacterium genome, one interval contains:
- a CDS encoding S9 family peptidase, with protein MHRAHYRLALAACLAGVAFVVHPASVGAQQARAMTFDDITKLHALSEARLSPDGQWIAYAVQSNDVTANTTDSDLWLVAADGRAAPRRLTNNPKRDRSPDWSPDGQRLAFISERAGAPQLFLLPLGGGEAEQVTTLKGAVLSAQWSPDGTQLAVVATQPPSEDEEKAVKGGDDAVTVDLNLKHTRLWIVTVATRAAREVIARDWDVADPQWSPDGKTIAYRAYPSSRADDGHRGDIWLVDVASGNARRFSENAGNDASPRWSPDGSALAWLARPATGPMIAQDRLVVGLVAGGAPREVIAPSFLYQPAPVTWSADGRTLYFTTQTGTTTQVFAVPSAGGTPAAITKFEGTLGGFFGAEGVAFTADRSRFASVVATTTTPFEVAVFDAATGTPRVVTSHNAVAREWSLGRTEVVRWKSNDGLEVEGLLVYPVNYQAGTKVPLHTVVHGGPSGAWMQSFAGDWYNNAAHVWAAKGWALFYPNPRGSSGYGEKFLLANVKDWGGGDYRDIQTGIDALVKRGIADPDKLVQSGWSYGGYMTAFTLTQTNRFKAVMVGAGLTNMFSMYSTNDLQTLLEGYFGGEPWDVKQQYERASAMTYIKNAKTPTLILHGQADTRVPVGQAQELYQGLKKNDVPVELVFFPREPHGLQEPRHQVDKLKREYTFLTRYALGEGVKIVP; from the coding sequence ATGCATCGCGCTCACTACCGCCTCGCTCTCGCCGCCTGCCTTGCAGGCGTCGCCTTCGTCGTTCATCCGGCATCCGTCGGCGCCCAGCAGGCGCGCGCGATGACCTTCGACGACATCACGAAGTTGCACGCGCTGTCGGAGGCGCGCCTCTCCCCCGACGGGCAGTGGATCGCCTACGCGGTGCAGTCGAACGACGTCACCGCCAATACCACCGACTCGGACCTCTGGCTCGTGGCGGCCGACGGCCGCGCGGCGCCACGACGGCTGACCAACAATCCAAAGCGGGATCGCTCGCCCGATTGGTCGCCCGATGGCCAGCGGCTCGCCTTCATCTCCGAGCGTGCCGGTGCGCCGCAGCTCTTCCTCCTCCCGTTAGGCGGCGGGGAGGCCGAGCAGGTCACGACGCTCAAGGGGGCCGTGCTCTCGGCGCAGTGGTCGCCGGATGGAACGCAGCTCGCTGTCGTCGCGACGCAGCCCCCCAGCGAGGACGAGGAGAAGGCGGTGAAGGGCGGCGACGACGCCGTCACCGTCGACCTCAACCTCAAGCACACCCGGCTCTGGATCGTGACCGTCGCCACGCGCGCCGCCCGCGAGGTCATCGCGCGTGACTGGGACGTCGCCGATCCGCAGTGGTCGCCCGACGGCAAGACCATCGCCTACCGCGCCTACCCCTCGTCGCGGGCGGACGATGGGCATCGCGGTGACATCTGGCTCGTCGACGTCGCCAGCGGCAACGCGCGCCGCTTCAGCGAGAACGCCGGGAACGATGCCTCGCCGCGCTGGTCCCCCGACGGGTCGGCCCTCGCCTGGCTCGCACGCCCGGCCACGGGGCCGATGATCGCGCAGGATCGGCTCGTGGTGGGTTTGGTGGCTGGCGGGGCGCCGCGCGAGGTGATCGCGCCGTCGTTCCTCTACCAGCCGGCCCCCGTGACCTGGTCGGCGGACGGACGCACGCTCTACTTCACGACGCAGACCGGGACGACCACGCAGGTCTTCGCCGTCCCGTCCGCGGGGGGGACCCCCGCGGCGATCACGAAGTTCGAGGGGACGCTCGGCGGCTTCTTCGGCGCGGAGGGGGTCGCCTTCACCGCGGATCGCTCGCGCTTTGCGTCGGTCGTCGCCACGACCACGACCCCGTTCGAGGTGGCCGTCTTCGACGCCGCCACCGGGACGCCGCGCGTGGTGACGTCTCACAATGCGGTCGCCCGCGAGTGGTCGTTAGGGCGCACCGAAGTCGTGCGCTGGAAGTCGAACGACGGGCTCGAGGTCGAGGGGCTCCTCGTCTATCCCGTGAACTACCAGGCGGGGACGAAGGTCCCGCTCCACACCGTCGTGCACGGCGGTCCGTCGGGGGCGTGGATGCAGTCGTTCGCCGGCGACTGGTACAACAACGCGGCGCATGTCTGGGCGGCCAAGGGGTGGGCCCTCTTCTATCCCAACCCGCGCGGTTCGTCCGGCTACGGCGAGAAGTTCCTCCTGGCCAACGTGAAGGATTGGGGGGGCGGCGACTATCGCGACATCCAGACCGGCATCGATGCCCTGGTCAAGCGCGGGATTGCCGACCCGGACAAGCTGGTGCAGTCGGGGTGGAGCTACGGCGGCTACATGACGGCGTTCACCCTCACGCAGACCAACCGCTTCAAGGCGGTGATGGTCGGGGCCGGGCTCACCAACATGTTCTCGATGTACTCCACCAACGACCTGCAGACGCTGCTCGAGGGGTATTTCGGGGGCGAGCCGTGGGACGTGAAGCAGCAGTACGAGCGCGCGTCGGCCATGACCTACATCAAGAATGCCAAGACGCCCACGCTGATCCTGCATGGCCAGGCCGACACGCGCGTGCCGGTGGGGCAGGCACAGGAGCTATACCAGGGACTCAAGAAGAACGACGTCCCGGTGGAGCTCGTCTTCTTCCCGCGCGAGCCGCACGGACTGCAGGAGCCGCGGCACCAGGTGGACAAGCTCAAGCGCGAGTACACCTTCCTGACGCGCTATGCGCTGGGAGAGGGCGTCAAGATCGTCCCCTGA
- a CDS encoding ABC transporter ATP-binding protein, whose protein sequence is MTDAIRIRSLTYRAGREFALRGLDLTVPSGSVYGFLGPNGSGKTTTIKSLMGMLPPDDGTIDLLGHRVPDDVVPALARVGYVPERLHLYPALSVDETMRYHAAFYPRWDAREGDRLKRAFALRGDALVGRLSKGEAGKLMLLLALAVRPELLVLDEPTDGLDPVVRRDVLSAIVDYVAASKATVFISSHLVHEQERICDWVGLLDDGRMVAELPMSEFRAGVKRLRVRGASAPAGAGDSAGAGAGAGATIATLPFRVLARRTLIGSDEEWVVRDWRPDMRGAFAALLPGSTLREVEDLDLEDSFVELLSAARARGQTTTDGREAA, encoded by the coding sequence ATGACCGACGCCATCCGCATCCGCTCGCTCACCTATCGCGCCGGACGGGAGTTCGCCCTGCGTGGGCTCGACCTCACCGTGCCGAGCGGCTCGGTGTACGGCTTCCTCGGCCCAAACGGGTCGGGCAAGACGACGACGATCAAGTCGTTGATGGGGATGCTCCCCCCTGACGACGGCACGATCGACCTCCTCGGTCACCGCGTCCCCGACGACGTGGTCCCCGCGCTCGCGCGCGTGGGCTACGTCCCCGAGCGCCTGCACCTGTACCCGGCGCTCTCGGTCGACGAGACGATGCGATACCACGCGGCCTTCTATCCTCGCTGGGACGCGCGAGAGGGTGATCGACTCAAGCGCGCTTTCGCGCTCCGCGGCGACGCGCTGGTCGGGCGACTATCCAAGGGCGAAGCGGGCAAGTTGATGCTCCTCCTCGCGCTCGCCGTGCGGCCGGAGCTGCTGGTCCTGGATGAACCGACCGACGGACTCGACCCGGTCGTTCGGCGTGACGTCCTCTCCGCCATCGTGGACTACGTCGCGGCGAGCAAGGCGACCGTCTTCATCTCCAGCCACCTCGTGCACGAGCAGGAGCGCATCTGCGACTGGGTAGGGCTGCTGGATGATGGACGGATGGTCGCCGAACTCCCGATGTCCGAGTTCCGCGCGGGCGTGAAGCGACTGCGCGTGCGTGGTGCAAGCGCGCCTGCAGGTGCGGGTGACAGTGCGGGTGCGGGTGCGGGTGCGGGTGCGACGATCGCGACCCTCCCCTTTCGCGTCCTCGCCAGGCGCACGCTGATCGGCAGCGACGAGGAGTGGGTGGTGCGCGATTGGCGTCCCGACATGCGGGGCGCGTTTGCCGCGCTCCTTCCGGGCAGCACGTTGCGCGAGGTCGAGGATCTGGACCTCGAGGACAGCTTCGTCGAGTTGCTCAGCGCCGCACGAGCGCGCGGACAGACCACCACGGACGGACGGGAGGCTGCGTGA
- a CDS encoding GntR family transcriptional regulator, whose protein sequence is MFDRIDPRSPTPLYAQIAGRLRVAVAAGELRAGDALPSVRALASQLRINPATVAQAYRELEQDGTVEMRQGAGTFVSCVPTERKRQDRAAEARRLVQEMLAQGSRLGLAADELSRALHDAMQETRK, encoded by the coding sequence ATGTTCGACCGAATCGACCCGCGTTCCCCGACTCCTCTCTACGCTCAGATTGCCGGACGGCTCCGCGTCGCCGTTGCCGCGGGCGAGCTGCGCGCCGGCGACGCCCTGCCGTCGGTGCGCGCGCTCGCGAGCCAGCTCCGCATCAATCCGGCGACCGTAGCGCAGGCGTACCGCGAGCTGGAGCAGGACGGGACGGTCGAGATGCGCCAGGGAGCGGGGACATTCGTCTCCTGCGTCCCAACCGAACGAAAGCGGCAAGACCGCGCCGCCGAGGCCAGGCGCCTCGTGCAGGAGATGCTCGCGCAGGGATCGCGTCTTGGCCTCGCCGCCGACGAGCTGAGTCGCGCACTTCACGACGCCATGCAGGAGACCAGGAAATGA
- a CDS encoding ABC transporter permease — protein sequence MTPAPLAGAPESAQEAGGARTLVSLAWRESRSTRRRLLLYMSSISLGVAALVAIDSFAANINRSVRAQSRALVGGDVSFTARQGWTKQTDALFDSLGKTGVTLARETSFASMATSKAKGTTRLAQVRGVTQTYPLYGEVTTDPAGRWADLQQRRVALVDPSLLIALDVAVGDSLQLGFASFEIVGSLVNVPGDPGMAAAIGPRIYIGDQYVADTKLLTFGSRADYEGFARLRPGVNAEDWLKAIRPTLDSARVRSRTVSESESSLTESIEQLANFLGIVGIVALLLGGVGVASGVNAWVARKIDIVAVLRCVGATSRQVLLIYATQAALMGLLGASIGAALGVGIQFFLPGLLKGALPLDVQVQLEPVAIATGIGLGVWIALAFALRPLVALRRISPLQAIRRNVNPPKAPGFDWAVWMVNLFIVLTVVGISATRANAPREVIGFSAGIAGVLVLLLLSAAILSRVARVSVRAGWPYVVRQGVANLYRPANQTRSVVLSLGFGAFLVTTLYLVQSNLLAQLRITEEASRGNLLFFDVQDDQGLGVDSIVRASGIPVIQRTPIVTMRIALVNGKTVDELAPRRPADTLSEGQGGGQRQRNAQRPQGERRPSGWALRREYRSTFRDTLFTGEVLLAGKWFGATPPPQGKPSDEVSLESDIADELNVALGDVVTWDVQGVRIPTRVTSIREVNWARFEPNFYAVFQSRTLEKAPKTFVLLAASDDQKAGARVQNAVVRRYPNVASIDLSLVRKTVGEISRRASLAIRFLAIFSLAMGIPVLFSAVAATRRERVREGVLLKTLGATRAQIGRILVSEYTVLGVLGSLTGLVLSFGGAWAIMRYVFDRPFTAATGQALGISAAMMLMAVAIGMLSGRDVFRETAMSALRES from the coding sequence ATGACGCCCGCACCGTTGGCTGGGGCGCCCGAATCGGCCCAGGAGGCCGGGGGGGCCCGCACGCTGGTCTCGCTGGCCTGGCGCGAGTCGCGGTCGACGCGGCGGCGCCTCCTCCTGTACATGTCGTCGATCTCGTTAGGTGTGGCGGCGCTCGTGGCCATCGACTCGTTCGCCGCGAACATCAACCGCTCGGTGCGGGCGCAGTCGCGCGCCCTTGTGGGCGGCGACGTCTCGTTCACGGCGCGCCAGGGGTGGACGAAGCAGACCGACGCCCTCTTCGACTCGTTAGGGAAGACCGGGGTCACGCTGGCCCGCGAGACGAGCTTTGCCTCCATGGCCACCTCCAAGGCCAAGGGGACGACCCGCCTCGCGCAGGTGCGCGGGGTGACGCAGACGTATCCGTTGTACGGCGAAGTCACGACCGACCCGGCGGGGCGCTGGGCCGACCTGCAGCAGCGCCGCGTCGCCCTCGTCGACCCCTCGCTGCTCATCGCCCTCGACGTCGCAGTAGGCGACTCGTTGCAGCTGGGGTTCGCCAGCTTCGAGATCGTGGGAAGCCTGGTGAACGTCCCGGGCGACCCCGGGATGGCCGCCGCCATCGGCCCGCGCATCTACATCGGCGACCAGTACGTCGCCGACACCAAGCTCCTGACCTTCGGGAGCCGAGCCGACTACGAGGGGTTTGCCCGCCTCCGCCCCGGGGTCAACGCCGAAGACTGGCTCAAGGCGATTCGACCGACGCTCGACTCGGCGCGCGTGCGGTCGCGCACCGTGTCGGAGAGCGAGAGTTCGCTCACCGAGTCGATCGAGCAACTGGCCAACTTCCTGGGGATCGTCGGGATCGTCGCCCTCCTGCTGGGGGGCGTTGGCGTCGCGAGCGGGGTGAACGCGTGGGTCGCGCGCAAGATCGACATCGTGGCGGTGCTCCGCTGCGTGGGGGCGACGTCGCGCCAGGTGCTGCTGATTTATGCGACGCAGGCCGCGCTGATGGGATTGCTCGGGGCCTCGATAGGCGCCGCGCTGGGCGTGGGGATCCAGTTCTTCCTCCCGGGGCTCCTCAAGGGGGCGCTCCCGCTCGATGTGCAGGTGCAACTGGAGCCGGTGGCGATCGCGACCGGGATCGGCCTGGGGGTGTGGATCGCCCTCGCCTTCGCCCTGCGTCCGCTCGTGGCGCTCCGTCGCATTTCGCCGTTGCAGGCGATCCGTCGCAACGTGAACCCGCCCAAGGCGCCGGGATTCGACTGGGCGGTGTGGATGGTGAACCTCTTCATCGTCCTGACCGTCGTGGGGATCTCGGCCACGCGCGCCAACGCGCCGCGCGAGGTGATCGGCTTCAGCGCCGGGATCGCCGGGGTGCTCGTCCTGCTCCTGCTGAGCGCCGCCATCCTCTCACGCGTGGCGCGGGTCTCGGTGCGGGCGGGGTGGCCGTACGTCGTCCGGCAGGGCGTCGCCAACCTCTATCGCCCGGCCAACCAGACGCGGTCGGTGGTGCTCTCGTTAGGGTTCGGTGCCTTCCTCGTCACGACGCTGTACCTGGTGCAGAGCAACCTGCTGGCGCAACTCCGCATCACCGAAGAGGCGTCGCGCGGCAACCTCCTCTTCTTCGACGTGCAGGACGACCAGGGGCTTGGCGTCGACTCGATCGTGCGCGCCTCGGGGATTCCCGTCATCCAGCGCACGCCGATCGTGACGATGCGCATCGCGCTGGTGAACGGGAAGACGGTGGACGAGCTGGCCCCGCGGCGCCCGGCCGACACGCTGAGCGAGGGTCAGGGCGGCGGCCAGCGCCAGCGCAACGCCCAGCGCCCGCAGGGGGAGCGTCGCCCCTCGGGGTGGGCGCTTCGCCGAGAGTATCGCTCGACCTTTCGCGACACCCTCTTCACCGGCGAGGTGCTCCTGGCGGGGAAGTGGTTCGGTGCCACGCCGCCGCCGCAGGGGAAGCCGTCGGATGAGGTCTCGCTCGAGTCGGACATCGCCGACGAACTGAATGTGGCGTTAGGCGACGTCGTCACGTGGGACGTGCAGGGGGTGCGCATCCCCACGCGCGTCACGAGCATTCGCGAGGTCAACTGGGCGCGCTTCGAACCCAACTTCTACGCCGTCTTCCAGAGCCGCACGCTGGAGAAGGCCCCCAAGACCTTCGTCCTGCTCGCCGCGTCGGACGACCAGAAGGCTGGCGCCCGCGTGCAGAACGCCGTGGTACGCCGCTATCCCAACGTGGCCAGCATCGACCTTTCGCTCGTGCGGAAGACCGTGGGGGAGATCTCGCGTCGTGCGTCGCTGGCGATCCGCTTCCTGGCGATCTTCTCGCTGGCGATGGGGATCCCGGTGCTCTTCTCGGCCGTCGCCGCCACGCGTCGCGAGCGGGTGCGGGAAGGCGTGCTCCTCAAGACGCTGGGGGCCACCCGCGCGCAGATCGGGCGGATCCTCGTCTCCGAGTACACGGTGCTGGGGGTGCTGGGGAGCCTGACGGGGCTCGTGCTCTCGTTCGGGGGGGCGTGGGCCATCATGCGCTACGTCTTCGATCGCCCGTTCACGGCGGCGACCGGCCAGGCGTTAGGCATCTCGGCCGCGATGATGCTGATGGCGGTGGCGATCGGGATGCTCAGCGGGCGCGACGTCTTCCGCGAGACGGCGATGTCGGCGCTGCGGGAGTCCTGA
- a CDS encoding arylesterase has protein sequence MRVLLSIVALASVAVLGCSGTDAGKDTARDTSAPAQRDERADAMSGAAAVGEDSAASSGAPTMLIVGTSLTAGLGLDPAEAYPAVLQRMADSAGYGVRIVNAGLSGETSAGALRRLEWLLREPAAVVMIETGANDGLRGLDVDSTRANLVAIVRLVKRALPAASVLLVQMEAPPNLGADYTRRFHDSYGAVAAAEGATLLPFLLEGVAGVRKLNQGDGIHPTVEGAKRVAGNVWPALGPILSRLAKPGMTG, from the coding sequence ATGCGAGTCCTGTTGAGTATTGTCGCCCTGGCGAGCGTGGCCGTGCTGGGCTGTTCGGGCACCGACGCGGGGAAAGATACCGCGCGCGACACGTCCGCTCCCGCCCAGCGGGATGAACGCGCCGACGCCATGTCTGGTGCCGCCGCGGTCGGAGAGGACTCCGCGGCGTCGTCCGGTGCCCCGACGATGTTGATCGTGGGGACGTCGCTCACGGCCGGGCTGGGGCTCGACCCCGCCGAGGCCTATCCCGCGGTGCTGCAGCGCATGGCCGACTCGGCAGGGTACGGGGTGCGCATCGTGAACGCTGGGCTGAGCGGGGAGACGTCGGCCGGAGCGCTGCGCCGCCTGGAGTGGCTCCTGCGCGAACCCGCGGCGGTGGTGATGATCGAGACCGGGGCGAATGATGGGCTTCGGGGGCTCGACGTCGATTCGACGCGGGCGAATCTGGTGGCGATCGTGCGGCTGGTGAAGCGGGCGCTCCCCGCGGCCTCGGTGCTGCTCGTGCAGATGGAGGCGCCGCCCAATCTTGGCGCGGATTACACCCGGCGCTTCCACGACAGCTACGGGGCGGTCGCGGCGGCGGAGGGGGCGACGCTCCTGCCGTTCCTGCTGGAGGGAGTGGCCGGGGTGCGGAAGCTGAACCAGGGGGATGGGATCCATCCGACGGTGGAGGGGGCGAAGCGGGTGGCGGGGAATGTGTGGCCGGCGCTTGGGCCGATCCTCTCCCGACTTGCCAAGCCCGGCATGACCGGCTAA
- a CDS encoding ABC transporter ATP-binding protein: MLEARGLTKEFDSGTHRLTVLRDVSFRVPQGALVAIVGPSGSGKTTLLGLLAGLDTPSRGQVLLDDADLTAMSEDQRAQLRGAKVGFVFQSFQLIPTLTAIENVQVPLELRGEGGAGARARALLERVGLGDRLDHFPSQLSGGEQQRVAIARAFVNRPRILFADEPTGNLDGTTGAKIVALLEELNRESGSTIVLVTHDLTLAERTQRIIRLADGLVVEDRATAGAETQAAPSAPVSPPATATTAPGLA; the protein is encoded by the coding sequence ATGCTCGAAGCTCGAGGTCTCACGAAGGAATTCGACAGCGGCACTCATCGACTTACGGTGCTGCGCGACGTCTCGTTCCGGGTGCCGCAGGGAGCGCTGGTCGCGATCGTCGGCCCCTCAGGCAGTGGCAAGACGACGCTGCTCGGACTGCTCGCCGGACTTGATACCCCCTCCCGCGGGCAGGTGCTCCTCGACGACGCCGACCTCACCGCCATGAGCGAGGATCAGCGCGCCCAGCTCCGCGGGGCGAAAGTTGGGTTCGTCTTCCAGTCCTTTCAATTGATCCCGACGCTTACCGCCATCGAGAATGTACAGGTTCCGCTCGAGTTGCGCGGCGAGGGAGGGGCCGGGGCTCGTGCGCGCGCCCTGCTCGAGCGCGTCGGGCTCGGCGACCGGCTCGACCACTTCCCCTCCCAGCTCTCGGGGGGAGAACAGCAACGCGTGGCGATCGCGCGCGCCTTCGTGAATCGGCCGCGCATCCTCTTCGCCGACGAACCGACGGGGAACCTGGACGGCACCACCGGGGCGAAGATCGTGGCCCTACTCGAGGAGCTGAACCGCGAATCGGGATCGACGATCGTCCTGGTCACGCACGACCTGACGCTCGCCGAACGCACCCAGCGCATTATCCGCCTTGCCGACGGCCTCGTCGTCGAGGATCGGGCGACGGCCGGTGCCGAGACACAGGCCGCGCCCTCCGCCCCCGTCTCGCCCCCCGCCACGGCGACCACCGCGCCGGGGCTGGCATGA
- the efp gene encoding elongation factor P gives MAVPATQIRKGMVIVFEGDPCRVIDFRHHTPGNLRAMVQTKMKNLRSGANFEHRFRADDSIDKASMETHELEFLYQGGDTYHFMNLENYDQIELDSEALGDNAQWMVPNMKIIAEYYDGRPIGIELPQYLVFEIVETSPVMKTATKTSSYKPAKLENGVTVNVPEFIGTGERVRVNPSTGEYLDRAKD, from the coding sequence ATGGCTGTTCCTGCCACGCAGATTCGCAAGGGCATGGTGATCGTCTTCGAAGGCGATCCCTGCCGCGTGATCGATTTCCGCCATCATACGCCGGGCAACCTGCGCGCGATGGTGCAGACCAAGATGAAGAACCTCCGCTCGGGGGCGAACTTCGAGCACCGGTTCCGCGCGGACGATTCGATCGACAAGGCCTCGATGGAGACTCATGAACTCGAGTTTCTCTATCAGGGGGGCGACACGTACCACTTCATGAATCTGGAGAACTACGACCAGATCGAGTTGGACTCCGAGGCGCTGGGCGACAATGCGCAGTGGATGGTGCCCAACATGAAGATCATCGCCGAGTACTACGATGGCCGTCCGATCGGGATCGAGCTGCCGCAGTACCTGGTGTTCGAGATCGTCGAGACGTCGCCGGTGATGAAGACGGCGACCAAGACGTCGTCGTACAAGCCGGCCAAGCTGGAGAACGGGGTGACGGTCAACGTCCCCGAGTTCATCGGCACCGGCGAGCGTGTTCGGGTGAACCCGAGCACGGGTGAGTACCTGGATCGGGCGAAGGACTGA
- a CDS encoding methyl-accepting chemotaxis protein yields MRWFQNLKLRPKLLLGFGSVTVITALLGVVALLAMRRLETADRALFQNMTVPLADAGEAMTDLQGIRVDMREAVLADSATTAARHAREAVEVDARIDTLLLRVQQRLDTKELQLINVAFLDELRRFRGERDRVLGLITSGQRAEASKALQGGTYFMEQSLAATMHEMQRQMLRRAEVLAAGNEALAKRVTFMVLGLLIAVILYATGIAIVVSGTLSRTLNLMLERTQMLQRVCIANLANALDALAAGDLDARAEYGTPPLPVNGNDELAALASSVNGIIEQSARSIEAFTRAADTMRNLVQETRALVAGAEAGALDTRADAGAYAGGYRELVAGVNRTLDAVVAPINEASDVLGRVASRDLRVHMSGEYRGDFDRIKGAINGAVDNLRSALDEVAVSAETLARVSREFESGARSQAEGASSQASALQEVSASLHEVASTAKAGSLQAREAHDITDAARADAARGVERMQRLSDAMGRIKESADQSARIVRTLDEIAFQTNLLALNAAVEAARAGDAGRGFAVVAAEVRSLAVRAADGARSTAGLLEQLVNHADDGVAVTTEARAMLETIARRVESAGAVVSTIAAGSAQQSLGIDEINLAVEQVNQVTQQSAATAEEGAAAAVELASQSDQLRAVVGSFQLHDDASSPPPSPAPLAAAPAPRARVVDPARHSTNPQTADPPDAADLDELLASF; encoded by the coding sequence ATGCGGTGGTTCCAGAACCTCAAGCTCCGCCCCAAGCTCCTCCTCGGCTTCGGGAGCGTCACCGTGATCACGGCGCTGCTCGGCGTGGTCGCCCTCCTGGCGATGCGTCGACTGGAAACGGCGGACCGCGCGCTCTTCCAGAACATGACGGTCCCCCTTGCCGATGCCGGCGAGGCGATGACCGACCTGCAGGGGATCCGGGTCGACATGCGAGAGGCCGTCCTGGCCGACTCCGCGACGACGGCGGCGCGGCACGCGCGCGAGGCGGTCGAGGTGGATGCGCGCATCGACACGTTGCTCCTGCGCGTGCAGCAGCGCCTGGACACCAAGGAGCTGCAACTCATCAACGTCGCGTTCCTCGATGAACTGCGACGTTTTCGCGGCGAACGCGACCGGGTCCTCGGGCTCATCACCTCCGGACAGCGCGCCGAGGCGTCCAAGGCGCTGCAGGGCGGCACGTACTTCATGGAACAGTCGCTCGCCGCGACGATGCACGAGATGCAGCGCCAGATGTTGCGACGCGCCGAAGTGCTCGCCGCGGGCAATGAGGCGCTGGCCAAACGCGTCACGTTCATGGTGCTCGGGTTGCTCATTGCGGTCATCCTGTACGCGACGGGGATCGCCATCGTCGTCTCCGGCACGCTCTCGCGAACGCTCAACCTGATGCTCGAGCGGACGCAGATGCTGCAACGCGTGTGCATTGCCAACCTCGCCAACGCGCTGGATGCCTTGGCCGCCGGCGATCTCGATGCGCGGGCGGAGTACGGCACCCCGCCCCTCCCGGTGAACGGCAACGACGAACTCGCCGCATTGGCGTCGAGCGTCAACGGAATCATCGAGCAGAGCGCGCGGTCAATCGAGGCGTTCACGCGCGCCGCCGACACCATGCGCAACCTCGTGCAGGAGACGCGCGCACTGGTCGCTGGTGCCGAGGCCGGGGCGCTGGACACGCGTGCGGATGCGGGCGCCTACGCCGGCGGCTATCGGGAGTTGGTTGCGGGGGTGAACCGGACACTCGATGCCGTGGTCGCCCCGATCAACGAGGCGTCGGACGTGCTCGGGCGCGTCGCCTCGCGCGACCTGCGTGTGCACATGTCCGGCGAGTACCGCGGCGACTTCGACCGCATCAAGGGCGCCATCAACGGGGCGGTGGACAACCTGCGCTCTGCCTTGGACGAGGTTGCCGTGTCGGCCGAGACGCTCGCGCGCGTGAGCCGCGAGTTCGAGTCCGGGGCGCGCAGCCAGGCGGAGGGTGCGTCATCGCAGGCCAGTGCGCTGCAGGAAGTCTCCGCGTCGCTGCACGAGGTCGCCTCGACCGCAAAGGCGGGGTCTCTTCAGGCACGTGAGGCGCATGACATCACCGACGCCGCGCGCGCGGATGCGGCGCGTGGCGTGGAGCGCATGCAACGGCTCAGCGACGCCATGGGACGCATCAAGGAGTCGGCGGACCAGAGTGCACGCATCGTGCGCACCCTCGACGAGATCGCCTTCCAGACCAACCTGCTCGCCCTCAACGCCGCCGTGGAGGCCGCCCGCGCCGGCGACGCCGGACGCGGCTTCGCGGTGGTGGCGGCCGAGGTGCGCAGCCTTGCCGTGCGCGCCGCGGACGGCGCCCGCAGCACCGCCGGGCTCCTCGAGCAGCTCGTCAACCACGCCGACGATGGCGTCGCGGTCACGACCGAGGCCCGCGCGATGCTCGAGACGATCGCCCGGCGCGTGGAGTCCGCGGGCGCCGTGGTGTCGACAATCGCCGCCGGCAGCGCACAACAGTCGTTAGGCATCGACGAGATCAACCTCGCGGTGGAACAGGTGAACCAGGTGACGCAGCAGTCGGCCGCAACCGCCGAGGAAGGCGCCGCGGCCGCCGTCGAACTGGCGTCGCAATCCGACCAGCTGCGCGCCGTGGTGGGGAGCTTCCAGCTGCACGACGACGCCTCGAGCCCGCCCCCCTCCCCTGCTCCCTTGGCCGCAGCCCCGGCGCCCAGGGCGCGGGTGGTCGATCCGGCACGCCACTCCACCAACCCACAGACAGCCGACCCACCGGACGCCGCCGACCTCGACGAACTGCTGGCCTCCTTCTGA